The DNA region CGGCTATACTATCTATGAGTATGACAGCTGTTCAGGCTGAAACAGCTGCTCCATTTAAAGATATAGCTGATTCATTTGCTTACTCATCGATTGCATCCTTACATCAAAAAGGTTTAATTAGCGGTGTGTCGAAAGATGAGTTTGCCCCGCAAGCGTCGATCAAACGAAAACATTTTGTGTTGCTGTTAGCGAAAACAATCGGGGTTCAGCCGATTACGCCGCTAGAACCGAGTTTTGTTGATGTTCCGATAGAGTCAGTAGAATTTGGTTATATTGAGGCATTTGCTAGATTAGGTTACATTCAAGGTTTTGATGACAACACATTCAAAGGGGATGCCTTTATAAAACGGCAGGATGTCGCTGTGATTCTCGATCACATTTTTAAGCAAGCAACGACATTACAATCATTATCAACAGAGTCGATTACATTCAAAGATCAGGAACAGATTCATCCGTATGCGCGAGAAAGTGTTCAGCGTGTGGCGGCAATGTCGTTGATGAGAGGGTATCAACAAACTTTTTCCCCGCAAAAAAATGTGTCGCGAGCGGAAACAGCGGTGATTGCCCAGCAAGTGTATGAGCGGATTCGTCAGACGCAAGAAATTCGAAGACTTCCCGAAGTGAACCTGACGGTTGGTGATCGACAGCAAATTGTTTTACCGTTTACGAACACTACGTTTACATATACGCCTGTTTGGGGGTGGGATAACCCTGCGATTGGGACGATCAAGGCCGATGGGGAGTTCTCGGCAACCGCCGCTGGCAAAGGAGTGATTAGCTTAAACATCGGGAATAAAACGTATCAAATTCCTGTGAAAATTGAACCAGCCAAGGAAATCGTAGAAGAAGTAGATCAAGAGACGGATCGCGAATTGGATCAGGAAGTAGAAAATAACGTGGAAGAGGAGGAGACGACGGCATGAGATTTATTCGTTTAATGCTCGCAGTTATACTGTTGACAGTGATGCTTCCCATCACGGGAGCGCAAGCAAGCGCGTCTCCCGAATCTACGCTTGAGAATTTTGCGTATGGCTCGACTTATACGGTCAAAGCGGATTTGCCCAACGCCACTTTTAGCGAACTCGAATATAAAACATACTCAGGACCAGTCGAAGGACTTGTTTCGAATGCGCCAACGTGGACAGGCTTTGCTCGCCAAGATGGCCGAGAAGTCGTCGTTGATCTGGGCAAACTTAAAACGATTGAACAGGTTTCGCTTGAATTCAGACAAGATCCTGCGCAAGCGATCATGTTGCCGCCCTATCTAAAAGTCGACGTTTCCCAGGACGGACAAAACTGGAGCGCGTTGGGGCAAATGCATCACGCTGTTTCACCCGAAGAAACAGTGGAACGTACGTTCCAGTTTGTGTTTGCGCCATTACAGGCGCGCTATGTAAAAATGTATTTCCCCGTTGACATTTGGACGTTTGCCCGAAACTTAAAAGTGTTGGGCGATCCCACTGCGCAAGAGAGCGGACCTGTCGTTTTGGAACCGAGCAAAGACGATCAAGCATCTGTAGGTTCGTACATGAATTTGCCGAATAATCAGGACATCCTTTTAATTTATACGGGCGCTCATGAAGAGAAAGGGATTTGGAATAAGGACGAATTTAAATCCGTCGTCGCCTACATGAAGGATGGCTCCGCGCAAGACACGATGTTTGATACGATGTTGTTTTTGCCTTATGAAGCCGTCGAGAGTACAGAAGCGGCTTGGACTGCGTATATCGACGATTTGTTTCAAGATAAAACGCAATTAGGGGCGCTCAATCAAGCGGCGTCGGAAGTACATCGGAACCGTGATTTTAAACAAAAAGTGATTTTAAGCATTCCGTTCCCAGATGCGACCAAACCTGATTTTTGGCTAGAAGAAGGAAAAGAGGGAATTGACACAGTTGACGGCCAGAAAAAGGCGATCAAGTGGTACTTAGATACGCTTATGGCAAAGTGGCATGCGGCCAATTATGAGCATCTTGAGTTATCCGGGATCTATTGGTGGAAAGAAAAAATCGAAATGCAACATACGGACGAAGAGGCGCTCGTGAAACATACCGCTAGTCTTGTTCACCGACATCAGCAACCTTTTTTCTGGATTCCTTACTATGGCGCGAAAGGCTATTCCGAGTGGAAGGAACTCGGCTTTGATCATGTCATTATCCAACCGAATTTTTATGCCAAAGAGGTGCCAAAGGATGATCGAATGCCAGATGTTGCAAACTTGGCAAGAAAATTTGAAATGGGTGTAGAAGTCGAAATCGATGAGTGGGTGTTGGTCAGCCGTTACCATTACGACGCGTTCTATAACCAATTGAACAAAGGACACGAACTTGGCTTCGATGGGGAAGTGACCAACGCGTATTACGCCGGCAACAAAACGATCCACACCCTCGCCAACAGTGACATTCCAATGTTGCGAAAAGTGTATGATGATTTGTATCGTTGGATAAAAGGAAATTATCAACCGAAGAATTAATGGGGGAGATCAGGCTCGCATCTTTGCTTTAATGAAAGCAGGGATGCGGGCTTTTTTTGATGTTTAGGTAAAACGGGAAATTGACAAGGTTGTATATACCGTATATAATCAGTATATACAGTTGTATTCTATTAATGATGTGTAGGTGTTTAGATGAATATCATCATCTCGAAAAGCAATGATCAGCCGATTTATAACCAAATCAAGGAGCAGATTAAGGAGCAAATTTTGAACGGAGAACTGGTAGAAAATGTTGCTCTTCCTTCGATACGCAAGTTGGCAAAGGATTTACAAATCAGTGTGATCACAACGAAGCGCGCTTATGATGAATTGGAAAACGAAGGATTTATCGAAACTTTTCCTGGTAAAGGCTCGTTCGTAGCGTCGCAAGATCGTGAATTATTAAAAGAAAATCAACTTAAGCTTATTGAAGAGAAGTTATCTGAGGTTTTGGCGCAAAGCAAAGCGTTTAATATTCATGTCGACGAAATAATTCAAATGCTTAAGTTGTTAAGTGAGGATGGACCGTGATGGAAAATATTATGGAAGTAAAAAGGGTTTCAAAGAGACTGAAAGATTTCAAGCTGGATCAGATTTCTTTCGAGTTTAAACGTGGCTTTATTATGGGCTTGATCGGTCCGAATGGATCTGGAAAAACGAGCTTGATTCGCTGTTTGATGAATCTCAATCGGATTGATTCGGGGGAAGTAAAATTATTCGGGATGACCCATCAACAATATACGAGAGAAATTAAGCAACGAATCGGCTTTGTTTATGATCAATCCTACTTTTATGAGGATGTTTCGTTAAAGAAAAATAAACGAATTGTCGCCCCTTTTTACCGTGATTGGGATGATGCCATTTTTTACAAATACGCTGAAATATTTGAACTGCCGTTAAAGAAGAAGGTAAAGCAGTTGTCCAAAGGGATGAAGATGAAATTTGCGGTTGCAATCGCGTTGTCCCACCATGCGGAACTCATCATTTTGGATGAACCAACGGCAGGACTGGATCCGATTTTCAGACGAGAATTGCTCGATATTTTGTTGGACGTCATCCAGGATGAAAATAAATCTGTATTCTTTTCAACACACATTACGACCGATTTAGAGCAAGTCGCTGATTATATTACGTTTATGAATCAGGGGAAGATCGTGTTCAGTAAGGAGAAGGAAGCGATGTTCGATGAATACTGTCTGGCGCGGGGGTCAACGGCGCTTGCGAAGGAAATCGAATCCCTTCAACCGATTGGAGTTAGAAAAACTGCTGTTAGTATCGAAGCGCTCATTGCCGATGTCGATAGGCAACAGGCTTCTAGTTTACAAGAGCGGGGCGTCCAACTTCAGCGACCGACACTTGAGGATATTATGTATTATACGGTGAAAAAGCCTGGAACCATTTAAAAAAAGACGTGTATAAAAGGTGGGAAATCGATGTTAAATGTGATGGGACTCGAAATGCGAATGATTAAACCATGGGAGTATCTCATATTCTTGCCAGCTGTGTTCTTTTTTGCGTTTGTCGTAAATCGTGACTTGATTCATCCTTTTTATATGAGTGTTTTTTTCTTTGCGTGGGGAATCACCAGTTTTTCCACGTTGAACACAAAACATGAAGCGACAAGAAAGCTTGTGTTGAGCCTGCCGATTACGAAAAGGGAATATATTGGGGCCAAATATTTGCTTGCGATCGTTTGGTTTCTGATTTCAACAGTAGTAACCACTTTTTTCTTGTTACCGTTAGCCTTTTTTATCGGCTTAAGTATCGATTTTTTTTCGCTCGAATTGTGGATCGCAATGTTTTTGTTATACTTGATGTTAAACTCTGTTTACATTCCGCTGGCGTTGTTCATTAGATCCATTGGTTGGATTGTTCCTTT from Ammoniphilus oxalaticus includes:
- a CDS encoding S-layer homology domain-containing protein, with translation MVFLKRTILAAAILSMSMTAVQAETAAPFKDIADSFAYSSIASLHQKGLISGVSKDEFAPQASIKRKHFVLLLAKTIGVQPITPLEPSFVDVPIESVEFGYIEAFARLGYIQGFDDNTFKGDAFIKRQDVAVILDHIFKQATTLQSLSTESITFKDQEQIHPYARESVQRVAAMSLMRGYQQTFSPQKNVSRAETAVIAQQVYERIRQTQEIRRLPEVNLTVGDRQQIVLPFTNTTFTYTPVWGWDNPAIGTIKADGEFSATAAGKGVISLNIGNKTYQIPVKIEPAKEIVEEVDQETDRELDQEVENNVEEEETTA
- a CDS encoding DUF4855 domain-containing protein; this translates as MRFIRLMLAVILLTVMLPITGAQASASPESTLENFAYGSTYTVKADLPNATFSELEYKTYSGPVEGLVSNAPTWTGFARQDGREVVVDLGKLKTIEQVSLEFRQDPAQAIMLPPYLKVDVSQDGQNWSALGQMHHAVSPEETVERTFQFVFAPLQARYVKMYFPVDIWTFARNLKVLGDPTAQESGPVVLEPSKDDQASVGSYMNLPNNQDILLIYTGAHEEKGIWNKDEFKSVVAYMKDGSAQDTMFDTMLFLPYEAVESTEAAWTAYIDDLFQDKTQLGALNQAASEVHRNRDFKQKVILSIPFPDATKPDFWLEEGKEGIDTVDGQKKAIKWYLDTLMAKWHAANYEHLELSGIYWWKEKIEMQHTDEEALVKHTASLVHRHQQPFFWIPYYGAKGYSEWKELGFDHVIIQPNFYAKEVPKDDRMPDVANLARKFEMGVEVEIDEWVLVSRYHYDAFYNQLNKGHELGFDGEVTNAYYAGNKTIHTLANSDIPMLRKVYDDLYRWIKGNYQPKN
- a CDS encoding GntR family transcriptional regulator: MNIIISKSNDQPIYNQIKEQIKEQILNGELVENVALPSIRKLAKDLQISVITTKRAYDELENEGFIETFPGKGSFVASQDRELLKENQLKLIEEKLSEVLAQSKAFNIHVDEIIQMLKLLSEDGP
- a CDS encoding ABC transporter ATP-binding protein yields the protein MENIMEVKRVSKRLKDFKLDQISFEFKRGFIMGLIGPNGSGKTSLIRCLMNLNRIDSGEVKLFGMTHQQYTREIKQRIGFVYDQSYFYEDVSLKKNKRIVAPFYRDWDDAIFYKYAEIFELPLKKKVKQLSKGMKMKFAVAIALSHHAELIILDEPTAGLDPIFRRELLDILLDVIQDENKSVFFSTHITTDLEQVADYITFMNQGKIVFSKEKEAMFDEYCLARGSTALAKEIESLQPIGVRKTAVSIEALIADVDRQQASSLQERGVQLQRPTLEDIMYYTVKKPGTI
- a CDS encoding ABC-2 transporter permease yields the protein MLNVMGLEMRMIKPWEYLIFLPAVFFFAFVVNRDLIHPFYMSVFFFAWGITSFSTLNTKHEATRKLVLSLPITKREYIGAKYLLAIVWFLISTVVTTFFLLPLAFFIGLSIDFFSLELWIAMFLLYLMLNSVYIPLALFIRSIGWIVPLALAAFITAGPDVFSMPKIAFYPTLLVAPLLFSLSYYGSVKIMEGKDVT